gttacagctctgccgctggacctggcaccactgatccaTCTGGATCAATGTGTGACAGTACTATGAGATAAGAGTGATAGTGTTGCTCTACAGCTGAGTACCTTGGGGCAGTTTTGCCTCTTACCAGCATCATTTCCTCCCTGTATTTTAGCTGGCACATCTTAATTCTGCATAGGAAATCATTCTCCATAGGTAAAGTTGCACAGTGCTTTCAGCCTCTTGATTCAGTGTGTGATCTTGGGATTTGCAAACCCCGTGTCCAGTTCGTTTCTGCAGTGAAGTCTTTTAATGTCTTTctttgctcagctgcagcagctagAAGTCAGGGACAAGGAGCAGACCACCTGCAGTGGTCAGCCAGACAGCCCCAGTCAGCAGGcaaacccccagccaggctctcagtcgctcccctctcctgcaggatgggggggaagaggagaaaggcaggaaggctccTGGATTAAGAGGATCACAGTTCTGTAAGGAGAGCAAAAGCTGCACATGCAAGCCAAGGAGCAAGAGGAATTAGTTCGTTACTGTCCATCAGCAGGCAGGTCTTAGCCACTTCCTGGAGAGCAAGAGCTTAGCATGTGTGCTGGGGCAGACTGGCTCCGACAGTCCcatgcctgtgctgggggctccagaactgcaccgtCAGCGAGTCCATGAGGTTTAGATGCTTCAGTCActggtgcagctgcaggcattcagtgctcctgctctATTTGAGACCTCTTCTGTTGGACACAGACACTTCTGTCAGCTGGACTCTTCAGGCTAAAACGCTACTGCCCTTCTAGCAACTGACTCTTTTCTCACTCCTAATGCTTGTTTTACCTTACCTAACAGCAAATTTCAGagccttagtgccatgatccTTATTTACTCCTCCATTTTGTTGGGAGCATCTAAACTGCATTAGATGTTTGCCTTCTGCTCCTGAACGCTGCTTTGCTGTGTTCTAAttcacctccacagccctctgagcactcCTGTAAAAATCTTTAATGTGCCTTTTGTCTTTCAGATCTCACTGCTGATTGGATTCATCTGTATCAACAGTTCTGCATGGACAGATTACAGTGCATATAGCTACTTCCAGATTGTCACCATGTGTGACTTGGTTATGATTTTATTCTTCTACATCATCCACACCTTCAGAATCTACAGGAAGCTCACTTGCGTTAGCTGGCCACTTGCGGTAAGCCCCCGAGCTGCTCTGGGTTCCTTGCTCCTTCTATAGGTCGATGCCATGGTCTCTCAGTCCATTTTCTTGTGCTGTCTCACAGTGAGAGGGAGTCTTTCATGTAGTTTGCCCTGTGCACAAACCCTTGTGTTGCTTTTGCTATTCATATTTGGCTCAGCAGAAGCTGTAAGTGTAAATTtgggtctgctcctgctctgctttgcacagTTACAAATCCAGATGTGCTGCGGGGAAGGCAATAGTGTTGTTCTGAAACAGTGGAAAAGGAGCTACTGATTATCCAACTTCAGCAGATGGCTCCTAGCTCAGGTCATTTTTAGCAGTTAAGGGATTGCTGCAGTACCAAATGGTAGCAATGGAATTCGTGTGCTGCATCCTGCTCTGAAATAAAGCCTGTGAGTGCTATTTCAGTCCAATGTGTCTCTTTCTGGTATGGTTTTAGGTAACTTAAACAAGAGTGGGAACTAGAGGCCTCAGCCTGATTGCCATAGCCTTGCTATTTGTAGGACATCCTGCAGGATGTTTCTGCCTCGTTCCCATGTTTCCCCTGCACATCCATCTTTCAGATTCTAGCAGAGAGCTaacaagcagcacagaaagTGCAAGACCTGAACTTCCTCAGTATCTTTGGGTCAGGTCAGCTAACAAAAGAGTCCTGCATGCTAGTGTGAGGTGATGGATTTTAATAACTCCTGAGCACATATCTCCCTTACACATAGTTAGGACCACAGTTGTGTGTGGTTGTGTTAGTTTCACAGAGGAAGGACCAAAGGGATGAGGAAAGCcaactggagagagagagagatttggaaAGCCAAGAAGCAGTTGGGTGGTGTTTAATGGAGCTGTGTAAGTAGCTCGCAGATATAAGATAATGGTTTGTCCACCCACTTCTAACCAGAGAGAAAAACTAActtgtctttctctttttatctgCATGATGTGGTTAGTCTTGTACCTCTTTTGGTTTTTATTCCTTTCCAAATGTGTACCACCACTGCCTGTCTCCAGGAAGCACTGCTTTATCTAGAGACAACACAGGTGCAGGGACTGAAAGCAGCTCATGCATGCGAGTTtggcagagcagccttgctATGTGCGTTGCTCTAACAGGACTGTGCTGTTCTGACCTCTGCATTGGCTGCTTTTGAGTTTTCTTGCTGTGTATTTAATAACTCCCAAATGCTGCACAGTCACTGGGGAGTTTAAATCACCACAGTTTGTGGCTGCTCAGCTTCAGATGGCTTTATGGGATGTGATGCTCGACCGTTGCTGGTTTTTCACAACCAACCTCCATTTCAGTCAGATGTTTAAGTGCCTTCAGAACAGAGTAAGAAGACTTGTAAGAGAACTTGGGAAACTACAAGTAGTGCTTGGCTGAGTTTCCTGGCAGGATCTCTACATTGCAGGCAGGGGTGTGGTTTGCAGTCGGTAAAGttgcagtggctggagaggctgTTCAGCACTGAGGCTTTTTAAAGCTGGGAAATACTTCTCTCCCAGTCCTTCAtctcattcaggctttgatGATTCTTTTGCCCCTTTGCCCACGCCTCAGTTCCCTCTAAATTAGTGCCTTGTGTGCACTGCTTTGATTGGTGTCACGGAGGAGACCATAGCATGCCCAATTTGCCTGCTGCATCACTGGTTAGCCAGACAAGCCTCCTAAATATTCTAGCAAAGGCAAGGGTTGAGAACCTCATTACCTGAAACAGGGTTACCAGTTGAGGAAAGTAACCTGCATTCTCAGAGCTTACTCCATGGCAGAGGTCCTCAGTTGTCTGTAACACCTGACCAGAGGGAAACTGTGATATAGTAGGAGAACCTACTTCTCTTCTGGGATTTCCTTGGACAACTTCTTTCAGGCACTAAATTGCCTCTCCTTTGTACATGGCATTTGCTTATCTCATACTGGtagtgcagggcaggctgaggaagcagaTACCCTCCTGCACACCCACCACACCAAACAAACAGCCCCTGGTCAGCTCACAGACACACAGATTAGTTGCCATGAGCTTTGTGAGGATTCAAAACCTAAATCCACAGGTGTCTCCTGCTTGCGGCAAGGTAAAGTCGACTCCTGCACTGGCACTCATCACACTGGAGAAGAGCTTAAAGGAGGTTTCTAAGGAGTCTCTCAGAAGATGCCAGGACAGGACAGCTGGAGCTACCCTCACACACTGGGGAGCCTGGGTGATGCTTATGAGTGTCTGTAGCTGTGCCTTTTGGGGCTTCCCTCTGTTTCCAGTCCTGGTTGGTGTAAATCTTTAGTAAATCCAGCGGCACTGTTTACTTTCTAAGTTGATCAGAAGTAGGAGCCTTTGGGTTCACACTGATTTCTCACCAAAATGCCTTTTGCTGCCATTTTCTGCTGCCATTTCATATAGGCCAGAGAAATAAGCCCTCAAGGCTGCTTCCTTCCTCCAGAATTGCCTCTTTGAGACGACACTTGATGCAATAAAGGCAAGTGTTTCACCCTCAGTAGTGTGCTGGGCTGAGATGAAAGGACTGCATCCATAGCCAGCAAGTACCTCTCTTCCCAGTGGCATTAGCAGCCCCCAGATtggctctctctccttttttgaAGAGCAAGTTGGGTCTGGTGCATAATCTGCTCATGAAGAAGCCTGGCTTTATTCTGAGGCATATCCTAGTGCTTTCCTGATAGGTTTCCTTTCTCATGCAGGCTGTGCTTGTCTTTACAGGAGTTTCTTCACTATTTAATTGGTACAGTTCTGCTCCTCATTGCTTCGATCGTGGCAGCGTCCAGGAGCTACAACTTCAGCGGGCTCGTGGCCGGAGCGGTACGACTGCCTTCGTTTGCTTAACACCTTGGGAACTGCAGTGCTGATTAAGTAGGCCACTGCAAACCTGTTACTTGTAATTTGGTTTTCTTACCAACGTGCCTTGCTTGTGCCTTGGTTGGGTGAGCTGCTTTCTGGCTCCCCGCAGCGGATGCTCTGCAACAATGCCAACAGCGGCGTTTTGTCGTGAGACACCAGACtcaccactgcagtgagtatgggtcctggcagagcaCTAAGTACAGAGCCTCCTGCTTTAACTTACAGGAAGTAATGTGTTGGGGGGGAGAAGTAAAAATGGGTCAGTTTTGACGAAaggctgtgtgatggtttgggagttacccccccccacacacacactcttatgaaatcacccagaccagactc
This genomic window from Pogoniulus pusillus isolate bPogPus1 chromosome 32, bPogPus1.pri, whole genome shotgun sequence contains:
- the CMTM7 gene encoding CKLF-like MARVEL transmembrane domain-containing protein 7, with translation MSHGARVIRTGVSSAGPAGPPAHTAASPAADSDARLVDGSYFRSCGGMLKVAQMISLLIGFICINSSAWTDYSAYSYFQIVTMCDLVMILFFYIIHTFRIYRKLTCVSWPLAEFLHYLIGTVLLLIASIVAASRSYNFSGLVAGATFGFLATILCILSIWSSYKVSCVTQSTSASV